One Aegilops tauschii subsp. strangulata cultivar AL8/78 chromosome 7, Aet v6.0, whole genome shotgun sequence genomic window carries:
- the LOC109732255 gene encoding BTB/POZ and MATH domain-containing protein 2-like: MVGMKLPPPPTRSTITTTTSAGSHELKVEGYSVTKLLVDGERIESSKFRAAGHDFQICYYPNKYRKKDCNTGRISAPPGAQMLHAGSNATISFFLKLAGGSKGKDVRAEFQFSLVPRHGGEPAAPGAPAKVRFVGERHVVTFPRKHNGVEYWGLKISKKELEKSPEYLWDDSFVVRCEISVVEKPIVRSHDFMVCRCKDDLCKHHHLTGASLVKDVVVNYFLKCLVQVH; this comes from the exons ATGGTCGGCATGAAGCTTCCGCCGCCGCCCACGCGCTCGACGATCACCACCACGACGAGCGCCGGCTCTCACGAGCTCAAGGTGGAGGGCTACTCCGTGACCAAGCTGCTCGTCGACGGCGAGCGCATCGAGTCCAGCAAGTTCAGGGCGGCGGGCCACGATTTTCAGATCTGCTACTACCCGAACAAGTACCGTAAGAAGGACTGCAACACCGGGAGAATATCAGCCCCTCCCGGAGCGCAGATGCTCCACGCCGGGAGCAACGCCACCATCTCGTTCTTCCTCAAGTTGGCCGGCGGCAGCAAGGGCAAGGACGTCCGCGCCGAGTTCCAGTTCAGCCTGGTCCCTCGGCACGGCGGCGAGCCTGCAGCACCGGGGGCGCCGGCGAAGGTCCGGTTTGTTGGTGAACGCCACGTGGTGACGTTCCCTCGGAAGCACAATGGCGTTGAGTACTGGGGCCTGAAGATCTCGAAGAAGGAGCTCGAGAAGTCGCCGGAGTACCTCTGGGACGATTCCTTCGTCGTGCGGTGCGAGATCTCCGTCGTCGAGAAGCCGATCGTGAGAAGCCATGACTTCATGGTCTGCCGCTGCAAGGATGACTTGTGCAAGCATCATCATCTGACGGGCGCCTCACTGGTCAAGGACGTAGTCGTCAACTACTTTCTTAAGTGTCTCG TTCAAGTGCACTAG